Proteins found in one Bacteroidales bacterium genomic segment:
- a CDS encoding PUR family DNA/RNA-binding protein, with protein MEENDKKGREEIFSRAIRAGKRTYFFDVKATRKNDYYLTITESKKRYDQDGKFHFEKHKLFLYKEDFEKFTEGLNDVVDYIKENQPEIDEDQTNYDGNKKNDFTDVKFDDLKEEN; from the coding sequence ATGGAAGAAAATGATAAAAAAGGAAGGGAAGAAATCTTTTCAAGAGCTATAAGAGCTGGTAAAAGAACTTACTTTTTCGATGTTAAAGCAACAAGAAAAAATGATTATTATTTAACTATCACCGAAAGTAAGAAACGATATGATCAGGATGGAAAATTTCATTTTGAGAAACATAAACTTTTTTTGTATAAAGAAGATTTCGAAAAGTTTACTGAAGGTTTAAATGATGTAGTTGATTATATTAAAGAAAACCAACCTGAAATTGATGAAGATCAGACTAATTACGATGGTAATAAAAAAAATGATTTCACCGATGTTAAATTTGATGATCTAAAAGAAGAAAACTAA